From Pseudonocardia autotrophica, one genomic window encodes:
- a CDS encoding ABC transporter ATP-binding protein yields the protein MTAHLEARTTTGGDPVDPDIVRLRAEGVELGYGDRTIVENLDLDVLPGRVTTVIGPNGCGKSTVLRALGRLLPTRSGQVLLDGRRIDRTPTKEVARVLGVLPQSPLAPEGLTVGDLVARGRHPHQAWYRQWSGDDERAVADSLAWTGLSDLADRPVDELSGGQRQRAWISMALAQETDLLLLDEPTTFLDLAHQVDVLELVRRLQSEAGRTVVMVLHDLNLAARYADRLIAMKDGRIVATGTPAEVITEELLAEVFGLRARVLPDPVTGTPLVVPDVGPSLHAPAPVAQH from the coding sequence ATGACCGCGCATCTCGAGGCTCGGACCACCACCGGGGGCGACCCGGTGGACCCCGACATCGTCCGGCTGCGGGCCGAGGGCGTCGAACTCGGCTACGGCGACCGCACGATCGTCGAGAACCTCGATCTCGACGTGCTGCCCGGCCGGGTCACGACCGTGATCGGCCCGAACGGCTGCGGCAAGTCCACCGTGCTGCGCGCGCTGGGCCGGCTGCTGCCGACCCGGTCCGGCCAGGTGCTGCTGGACGGCAGGCGGATCGACCGGACGCCCACGAAGGAGGTCGCCCGGGTGCTCGGCGTGCTGCCGCAGTCGCCGCTGGCGCCGGAGGGCCTGACGGTCGGCGACCTGGTGGCGCGTGGCCGGCACCCGCACCAGGCCTGGTACCGCCAGTGGTCCGGTGACGACGAGCGCGCCGTCGCGGACTCGCTGGCCTGGACCGGGCTGTCGGACCTCGCCGACCGTCCGGTGGACGAGCTGTCCGGCGGCCAGCGGCAGCGGGCCTGGATCTCGATGGCGCTCGCCCAGGAGACGGACCTGCTGCTGCTCGACGAGCCGACCACCTTCCTCGACCTGGCGCACCAGGTCGACGTCCTGGAGCTGGTCCGCAGGTTGCAGTCCGAGGCGGGCCGCACGGTGGTCATGGTGCTGCACGACCTCAACCTGGCGGCCCGCTACGCCGACCGGCTGATCGCGATGAAGGACGGCCGGATCGTCGCCACCGGCACCCCGGCCGAGGTGATCACCGAGGAGCTGCTCGCCGAGGTGTTCGGACTGCGCGCCCGGGTGCTGCCGGATCCGGTGACCGGAACCCCGCTGGTCGTTCCGGACGTCGGCCCGTCGCTGCACGCCCCGGCACCGGTCGCGCAGCACTGA
- a CDS encoding GntP family permease translates to MDEWEQTLGAGPLLGIAAAAIALILVLIIRFRVHAFLTLILVSLLTALATGVPLGEVVDVLTDGLGSTLGAVALLIALGAMLGKLIEHSGGAKVLAESLVERFGEKRAVLGLSLASLLIGFPIFFDAGLVLMLPIIFAVARRVDGGRNVLLYGIPAAAAFSVMHVFLPPHPGPVAATDQFDANLGLVLLVGMIVVLPIWWLAGYLWGTWIGRRIVHPVPALFGTVDDDQPADPPRLGTVVMLLALPILLILGNTGLDALAQVGVVDADAGWVQFLSILGSSGIALLIGVFVAMVVLGSRRGTDKNALEKLLESSLGPISSVVLITGAGGMFGGVLRASGIGDALADALDAVGLPVIVAAYVIAVVLRVAQGSATVALVTSAGLVAPAVIAGGFNSVEVACIVLATAAGSVFAGHVNDSGFWLVGRLMGLDVATTLKTWTVQQTIQSVVGFAAVLPIFLLAGAFG, encoded by the coding sequence GTGGACGAATGGGAGCAGACGCTGGGCGCGGGGCCGCTGCTCGGCATAGCTGCGGCGGCGATCGCGCTGATCCTGGTTCTGATCATCCGGTTCCGGGTCCACGCGTTCCTCACCCTGATCCTGGTCTCGCTGCTCACCGCGCTGGCCACCGGCGTCCCGCTGGGCGAGGTCGTGGACGTCCTGACCGACGGCCTGGGCAGCACGCTCGGTGCGGTGGCGCTGCTGATCGCGCTCGGCGCGATGCTCGGCAAGCTCATCGAGCACTCCGGTGGCGCGAAGGTGCTGGCCGAGTCGCTGGTCGAGCGCTTCGGCGAGAAGCGCGCGGTGCTCGGGCTGAGCCTGGCGTCGCTGCTGATCGGATTCCCGATCTTCTTCGACGCCGGCCTCGTGCTGATGCTGCCGATCATCTTCGCGGTCGCCCGGCGGGTCGACGGCGGCCGCAACGTGCTGCTCTACGGCATCCCGGCCGCGGCCGCGTTCTCGGTCATGCACGTGTTCCTGCCGCCGCACCCCGGCCCGGTGGCCGCCACCGACCAGTTCGACGCGAACCTGGGCCTGGTGCTGCTGGTCGGCATGATCGTGGTGCTGCCGATCTGGTGGCTCGCGGGTTACCTGTGGGGCACCTGGATCGGCCGCCGGATCGTGCACCCGGTCCCTGCGTTGTTCGGCACCGTCGACGACGACCAGCCCGCCGACCCGCCGCGGCTGGGCACCGTGGTCATGCTGCTCGCGCTGCCGATCCTGCTGATCCTCGGCAACACCGGGCTGGACGCGCTCGCCCAGGTCGGCGTGGTCGACGCCGACGCGGGCTGGGTGCAGTTCCTGAGCATCCTCGGCTCGTCCGGCATCGCGCTGCTGATCGGCGTGTTCGTCGCGATGGTCGTACTCGGCAGCCGCCGCGGCACCGACAAGAACGCGCTGGAGAAGCTGCTCGAGTCCTCGCTCGGGCCGATCTCGTCGGTCGTGCTGATCACCGGTGCCGGTGGGATGTTCGGCGGTGTGCTGCGGGCGTCCGGGATCGGTGACGCGCTGGCCGACGCGCTGGACGCGGTCGGGCTGCCGGTGATCGTCGCCGCCTACGTGATCGCGGTCGTGCTGCGGGTGGCGCAGGGCTCGGCGACGGTGGCACTGGTCACCTCGGCCGGGCTGGTGGCACCCGCGGTCATCGCCGGCGGCTTCAACTCCGTCGAGGTCGCCTGCATCGTGCTGGCCACCGCCGCCGGCTCGGTGTTCGCCGGGCACGTCAACGACTCCGGCTTCTGGCTGGTCGGACGGCTGATGGGGCTCGACGTCGCCACCACGCTGAAGACCTGGACGGTGCAGCAGACCATCCAGTCGGTGGTCGGGTTCGCCGCGGTGCTGCCGATCTTCCTGTTGGCGGGTGCCTTCGGCTGA
- a CDS encoding dihydrofolate reductase family protein — MQRHRNAQRVTAIMVTSLDGAVAAGGRGSQGLSTPADRELFRSLRRAADVVLVGAGTARDEDYRGVRPRPVGPDGAAPGPPPPVAVVTGSADLDPAAPLFTDTITAPLVLTTAAAPESRRAALAAAGAEIVPLPDLDPGTLLAELARRGLNEVLCEGGPTLLGALVAADAVDELRLTLVPVLAAGTAGRIASGPDAAPLRRMRLVGHTAAPDGTLLLHYRRASYPPNE, encoded by the coding sequence GTGCAGCGACACCGGAACGCCCAGCGGGTCACCGCGATCATGGTCACGTCGCTGGACGGCGCGGTCGCCGCGGGCGGTCGCGGCTCGCAGGGCCTCAGCACCCCGGCCGACCGCGAGCTGTTCCGGTCCCTGCGCCGGGCCGCCGACGTCGTGCTGGTCGGCGCGGGCACCGCGCGGGACGAGGACTACCGCGGGGTGCGTCCGCGCCCGGTCGGGCCGGACGGGGCTGCTCCCGGCCCGCCTCCGCCGGTCGCCGTCGTCACCGGGTCGGCGGACCTCGATCCGGCGGCGCCGCTGTTCACCGACACGATCACGGCGCCGCTGGTGCTCACCACCGCGGCTGCACCGGAGTCGCGGCGGGCCGCGCTCGCGGCCGCCGGTGCCGAGATCGTGCCGCTGCCCGATCTCGATCCCGGCACGCTGCTGGCCGAGCTGGCCCGGCGCGGGCTGAACGAGGTGCTGTGCGAGGGCGGCCCGACCCTGCTCGGAGCGCTGGTCGCCGCGGACGCCGTCGACGAGCTGCGGCTCACCCTGGTCCCGGTGCTGGCCGCCGGCACGGCCGGGCGGATCGCGAGTGGCCCGGACGCCGCGCCGCTGCGCCGGATGCGGCTCGTCGGGCACACCGCCGCACCCGACGGGACCCTCCTGTTGCACTACCGGAGGGCTTCATATCCGCCGAACGAGTGA
- a CDS encoding alpha/beta fold hydrolase, whose product MHLVDAVANVWDRTVVGQLADLERMPREAVVGSPAGILFRYRPLSGVDAVDGAPVLLVPPLGAPDFAYDLRRGCSLVEHLLQQGRTVYLIDYGPKSFSDRTLGIEHWVDDLLPSAVREVARAEESDVHLVAWSLGGIFALLTVAAAVQSREPLPVRSVSVIGTPVDVSRVPLVAPLRPLAEVAGGRMVSSIYRGIGSFPAPLVSWAFHLTAVDKLVTRPLAVLSRIDDRDCLAQIEAVDHLMNNMHGYPGRVFGQIFHLLLRSNDLASGGLRLAGRDVELSDVDVPVLVVAGRDDVIAPLKAVRSAVLLLSGSPDVRFTTAPGGHLGVLTGRRARSTTWPELDRALADWDAAAGGVEPGSAASVDAAGSGAGRPVAGT is encoded by the coding sequence GTGCACCTCGTCGACGCCGTGGCCAACGTCTGGGACCGGACCGTCGTCGGGCAGCTCGCCGATCTGGAGCGGATGCCGCGCGAGGCCGTCGTCGGTTCCCCGGCGGGCATCCTGTTCCGCTATCGCCCGCTGTCCGGTGTGGACGCCGTCGATGGTGCCCCGGTGCTGCTCGTGCCCCCGCTCGGCGCCCCGGACTTCGCCTATGACCTACGGCGCGGCTGCTCGCTGGTGGAGCACCTGTTGCAGCAGGGGCGCACCGTCTACCTGATCGACTACGGCCCGAAGTCGTTCTCCGACCGGACGCTGGGCATCGAGCACTGGGTCGACGACCTGCTGCCGTCGGCGGTCCGCGAGGTCGCCCGCGCCGAGGAATCCGACGTGCACCTGGTCGCCTGGTCGCTGGGCGGGATCTTCGCGCTGCTCACCGTCGCCGCCGCCGTGCAGTCCCGGGAGCCGCTGCCGGTGCGCAGCGTGTCCGTGATCGGCACCCCGGTGGACGTCTCGCGGGTTCCGCTGGTGGCGCCGCTGCGACCGCTCGCGGAGGTCGCGGGCGGCCGGATGGTCTCGTCGATCTATCGCGGTATCGGGAGCTTTCCGGCGCCGTTGGTGAGCTGGGCCTTCCACCTGACCGCGGTGGACAAGCTGGTCACCCGGCCACTCGCGGTGCTGTCCCGGATCGACGACCGGGACTGCCTCGCCCAGATCGAGGCCGTCGATCACCTGATGAACAACATGCACGGCTATCCGGGGCGGGTGTTCGGCCAGATCTTCCATCTGCTGCTGCGCAGCAACGATCTGGCCTCCGGCGGACTGCGGCTGGCGGGCCGCGACGTCGAGCTGTCCGACGTGGACGTCCCGGTGCTGGTGGTCGCCGGCCGGGACGACGTGATCGCGCCGCTCAAGGCCGTGCGCAGTGCGGTGCTGCTGCTCTCCGGCAGTCCGGACGTGCGGTTCACGACCGCGCCGGGCGGTCACCTCGGCGTCCTCACCGGGCGGCGGGCGCGGAGCACGACGTGGCCGGAGCTGGACCGGGCGCTCGCCGACTGGGACGCCGCGGCCGGCGGGGTCGAGCCCGGCTCCGCCGCCTCTGTCGACGCTGCCGGCTCCGGCGCCGGGAGACCGGTCGCCGGGACCTGA
- a CDS encoding acyl-CoA dehydrogenase family protein: MQREIFDDEHDAFRDLCRTFIAKEITPHHERWEDEGQVDRSIWTAAGAAGLLGMGVPEEYGGGGVDDFRYNAVLDEEIVAAGTSGVGYPLHNDVVQPYLLRLCTEEQKQRWLPGFCSGELITAIAMTEPGTGSDLQGIATNAKQDADGDWILNGSKTFITNGILADLVIVVAKTDPDAKHLGFTLFVVERGMAGFERGRRLKKVGMKAQDTAELSFTDVRVPDANRLGEVGQGFVYLMQNLAQERLSIAVASVAGAEAALRTTVEYTKERKAFGRPVANFQNTRFELAEMDTEVSIARVFVDRCLREHVTSELSVPDAAKAKWWCSDLQNRVVDRCVQLHGGYGYMLEYPIARAFVDSRVQAIYGGTNEIMKEIVGRSLIG, from the coding sequence ATGCAGCGCGAGATCTTCGACGACGAACACGACGCGTTCCGCGACCTCTGTCGCACCTTCATCGCGAAGGAGATCACCCCGCACCACGAACGCTGGGAGGACGAGGGGCAGGTCGACCGGTCGATCTGGACCGCGGCCGGCGCCGCGGGCCTGCTCGGTATGGGTGTCCCCGAGGAGTACGGCGGCGGCGGGGTCGACGACTTCCGCTACAACGCCGTGCTGGACGAGGAGATCGTCGCGGCCGGCACCAGCGGGGTCGGCTACCCGCTGCACAACGACGTCGTCCAGCCCTACCTGCTGCGGCTGTGCACCGAGGAGCAGAAGCAGCGCTGGCTGCCCGGCTTCTGCTCCGGCGAGCTGATCACCGCGATCGCGATGACCGAGCCGGGCACCGGCTCCGATCTGCAGGGCATCGCCACCAACGCGAAGCAGGACGCCGACGGGGACTGGATCCTCAACGGCTCCAAGACCTTCATCACCAACGGCATCCTCGCCGACCTGGTGATCGTGGTCGCCAAGACCGACCCGGATGCGAAGCACCTCGGGTTCACGCTGTTCGTCGTCGAGCGCGGGATGGCCGGCTTCGAGCGCGGACGCCGGCTCAAGAAGGTCGGCATGAAGGCCCAGGACACCGCGGAGCTGAGCTTCACCGACGTCCGGGTGCCGGACGCGAACCGGCTCGGCGAGGTCGGCCAGGGCTTCGTCTACCTGATGCAGAACCTCGCCCAGGAGCGGCTGTCGATCGCCGTCGCCTCGGTCGCCGGTGCCGAGGCCGCGCTCCGGACGACCGTGGAGTACACCAAGGAGCGCAAGGCGTTCGGGCGTCCGGTGGCGAACTTCCAGAACACCCGCTTCGAGCTGGCGGAGATGGACACCGAGGTGTCGATCGCACGGGTCTTCGTGGACCGCTGCCTGCGCGAGCACGTCACGTCCGAGCTGTCCGTGCCGGACGCGGCCAAGGCCAAGTGGTGGTGCTCGGACCTGCAGAACCGGGTCGTCGACCGCTGCGTGCAGCTGCACGGCGGCTACGGCTACATGCTCGAGTACCCGATCGCCCGCGCGTTCGTCGACTCCCGGGTGCAGGCCATCTACGGCGGCACGAACGAGATCATGAAGGAGATCGTGGGCCGATCGCTCATCGGGTGA
- a CDS encoding DUF6286 domain-containing protein, producing MRVLLRVLAPLLSLAVAGLGALLVIEVVAAWVNPGSGSGLLLPWRDWRSTAENTLWTAQPVLWGAVAAIVAGVLLLVIGLLARRHDVALDSPSPGLTVATAPRVLARLVGSRVRALDPVTAASVTASAGSVVVRARGRGDTGEVRDEARTAASGVLDALPLTRRPRLTVRATAELPGSHRSSQGVH from the coding sequence GTGCGTGTCCTGCTCCGCGTGCTCGCGCCGCTGCTCAGCCTGGCGGTGGCCGGGCTCGGTGCGCTGCTCGTCATCGAGGTCGTGGCTGCCTGGGTGAACCCCGGAAGCGGCTCCGGCCTGCTGCTGCCATGGCGGGACTGGCGCAGCACCGCCGAGAACACCCTCTGGACCGCTCAGCCGGTGCTGTGGGGCGCCGTCGCCGCGATCGTCGCGGGCGTGTTGCTGCTGGTGATCGGGCTGCTGGCGCGGCGGCACGACGTCGCGCTCGACTCCCCGTCGCCGGGCCTGACCGTCGCGACCGCGCCGCGGGTGCTCGCCCGCCTGGTCGGCAGCCGGGTCCGCGCGCTGGACCCGGTCACCGCCGCATCGGTCACCGCGTCGGCCGGCTCGGTCGTCGTCCGGGCCCGCGGGCGCGGGGACACCGGCGAGGTCCGCGACGAGGCCCGCACCGCCGCGTCCGGCGTGCTCGACGCGCTGCCGCTCACCCGGCGTCCCCGGCTCACCGTGCGGGCCACCGCCGAACTGCCGGGCTCGCACCGCTCGTCCCAGGGAGTGCACTGA
- a CDS encoding Asp23/Gls24 family envelope stress response protein, translated as MTSSSPATTSGASPAAIGDATTQGKTSIAASVVQKIAGIAAREVAGVHSMGSGASRAFGALRERIPGGSATGASNVAGVAVEVGEKQAAVDLDLVVEYGVAIAELSKAVRRNVIGAVERMTGLQVIEVNISVNDIHLAGEDDDAPAADRAPAPTGRVVE; from the coding sequence ATGACCTCCAGCAGCCCCGCCACGACCTCCGGTGCGAGCCCGGCCGCGATCGGCGACGCGACCACCCAGGGGAAGACCTCGATCGCCGCGTCGGTGGTGCAGAAGATCGCCGGCATCGCCGCCCGCGAGGTCGCGGGCGTGCACTCGATGGGCAGCGGCGCGTCCCGCGCGTTCGGTGCGCTGCGCGAGCGGATCCCCGGTGGCAGCGCCACCGGTGCCTCGAATGTCGCCGGTGTCGCCGTCGAGGTCGGGGAGAAGCAGGCGGCGGTCGATCTCGACCTCGTCGTCGAGTACGGCGTCGCCATCGCCGAGCTGTCGAAGGCCGTGCGCCGCAACGTGATCGGCGCCGTCGAGCGGATGACCGGACTCCAGGTCATCGAGGTCAACATCTCGGTGAACGACATCCACCTCGCCGGTGAGGACGACGACGCCCCCGCGGCCGACCGCGCGCCCGCCCCGACCGGCCGCGTCGTGGAGTGA
- a CDS encoding FecCD family ABC transporter permease — protein sequence MSATTEAPPAPPAVPGRRPIRYGRFSGVLRMRPLVVLLICAVVLLLAAAANMGRGDYPIAITDVLATLFGGGDAGQQLVVLELRLPRTLVGALVGGALAVSGAILQSIARNPLASPDIIGVQWGASAAAVFVIVLGGGAVGVGGSFAALGIPLAALVGGLVSSLVVYVLAWRRGIQGFRLVLIGIGIQAVLVAAVQWLLTVAQIYQAAQAQVWLNGSLNARSWNEVVPLSIAMAVLVPAALILAHLLGGLRFDDDTARGLGIRVNGARTGLLLVSVGLASVATAAAGPIAFVALVCPQIARRICRVGSPPIAASMMLGAALTVLADLIARTALGSIELPVGIITAVLGAPYLLYLLARSRQEARA from the coding sequence ATGAGCGCCACGACCGAGGCCCCTCCCGCACCGCCCGCGGTGCCCGGGCGGCGCCCGATCCGCTACGGCCGGTTCTCCGGCGTGCTGCGGATGCGCCCGCTCGTCGTGCTGCTGATCTGCGCGGTGGTGCTGCTGCTCGCGGCGGCCGCCAACATGGGCCGGGGCGACTACCCGATCGCGATCACCGACGTGCTGGCCACCCTGTTCGGCGGCGGCGACGCCGGCCAGCAGCTGGTCGTGCTGGAGCTGCGGCTGCCGCGGACGCTGGTCGGCGCGTTGGTCGGCGGCGCGCTCGCGGTGTCCGGCGCGATCCTGCAGTCGATCGCCCGCAACCCGCTGGCCAGCCCGGACATCATCGGCGTGCAGTGGGGCGCCAGCGCGGCCGCGGTCTTCGTGATCGTGCTGGGCGGCGGCGCGGTGGGCGTCGGCGGGTCGTTCGCGGCGCTCGGCATCCCGCTGGCCGCGCTGGTCGGTGGCCTGGTCAGCTCGCTGGTCGTCTACGTACTGGCCTGGCGGCGCGGCATCCAGGGCTTCCGGCTGGTGCTGATCGGGATCGGGATCCAGGCGGTGCTGGTCGCGGCGGTGCAGTGGCTGCTCACCGTCGCCCAGATCTACCAGGCGGCCCAGGCCCAGGTGTGGCTCAACGGCAGCCTGAACGCCCGCAGCTGGAACGAGGTGGTGCCGCTGTCGATCGCGATGGCGGTGCTCGTCCCGGCGGCGCTGATCCTCGCGCACCTGCTCGGCGGCCTGCGGTTCGACGACGACACCGCCCGCGGCCTGGGCATCCGGGTCAACGGCGCGCGCACCGGACTGCTGCTCGTCTCGGTCGGCCTCGCGTCGGTGGCGACGGCCGCCGCCGGGCCGATCGCGTTCGTCGCGCTGGTCTGCCCGCAGATCGCCCGGCGGATCTGCCGGGTCGGGAGCCCGCCGATCGCGGCGTCGATGATGCTCGGCGCCGCGCTCACCGTGCTCGCCGACCTGATCGCACGCACCGCGCTCGGCTCGATCGAGCTGCCGGTCGGCATCATCACCGCCGTCCTCGGCGCCCCCTACCTGCTCTACCTGCTCGCCCGCTCCCGTCAGGAGGCCCGTGCATGA
- a CDS encoding Asp23/Gls24 family envelope stress response protein, whose translation MTALPEPADRGSLDIDPAVLKKIVEYAADTAPATRHRARTVAGLGVGESRPSARVSTRSDDEIDVRLWVTLVYPGPVRAAVAEVRERVAADLRRMTGRRLRGFTVEVSALQSDRATEPETTRVH comes from the coding sequence GTGACCGCGCTACCCGAGCCGGCCGACCGCGGCTCGCTCGACATCGACCCGGCGGTCCTGAAGAAGATCGTCGAGTACGCCGCCGACACCGCACCGGCGACCCGGCACCGCGCGCGCACCGTGGCCGGCCTCGGGGTGGGTGAGTCCCGGCCGAGTGCCCGGGTCAGCACCCGCTCCGACGACGAGATCGACGTCCGGCTGTGGGTGACGCTGGTCTATCCCGGCCCGGTGCGGGCCGCCGTCGCGGAGGTACGCGAGCGCGTCGCCGCCGATCTGCGCCGGATGACCGGACGCCGGTTGCGCGGGTTCACCGTCGAGGTGAGCGCCCTGCAGTCCGACCGGGCGACCGAACCCGAGACCACCCGGGTGCACTGA
- a CDS encoding trans-sulfuration enzyme family protein yields the protein MSPNDPADRPPFLATRAVHAGNDVDPGTGAIRRPIVAANSYALPEDPSELDWSGTGTRLYTRNGGANQAWLEDKLAALEDPSGVSEGGCAAVALASGVAALHAVLFTFLRTGDHVVSSDVTYVATHRLLTELLPDRYGITATLVDSSDPEAVRAAIRPETRLVHVETPANPTTRITDVDAVAAVAHEHGALLSVDATFATPVLQRPLERGADLVVHSLTKYVNGHGDAMGGAVLGRRELVDRIRADAMVDAGGVISPFNAWLIMRGSVTLPMRMRAHCDSALQLARFLEGRPEVAWVAYPGLASHPQHELAGRTLDGGFGGMLAFALDGPPELQNRFVANLRIITSAVSLGHDESLIVHVGAGSDGRAAHFPPEFRRYGHLRFSVGLEDPRDLLADLEQALAALTR from the coding sequence GTGAGCCCGAACGATCCTGCCGACCGTCCTCCGTTCCTGGCGACCCGCGCCGTGCACGCCGGGAACGACGTCGATCCCGGCACCGGCGCGATCCGACGTCCGATCGTCGCGGCGAACTCCTACGCGCTGCCCGAGGACCCGTCCGAGCTGGACTGGTCCGGCACCGGGACCCGGCTCTACACCCGCAACGGCGGGGCGAACCAGGCGTGGCTGGAGGACAAGCTGGCCGCCCTGGAGGACCCGTCCGGGGTGTCCGAGGGTGGCTGCGCTGCGGTCGCACTGGCGTCCGGGGTGGCGGCGCTGCACGCGGTGCTGTTCACCTTCCTGCGCACCGGCGACCACGTGGTGAGCTCCGACGTCACCTACGTCGCCACCCACCGGCTGCTCACCGAGCTGCTGCCGGACCGCTACGGCATCACCGCGACGCTGGTCGACTCCTCGGACCCGGAGGCGGTGCGGGCGGCGATCCGGCCGGAGACCCGGCTGGTGCACGTCGAGACGCCGGCCAACCCGACGACCCGGATCACCGATGTCGACGCGGTCGCCGCCGTCGCGCACGAGCACGGTGCGCTGCTGAGCGTGGACGCCACGTTCGCCACCCCGGTGCTGCAGCGGCCGCTGGAGCGCGGCGCCGATCTGGTCGTGCACTCGCTCACCAAGTACGTGAACGGGCACGGCGACGCGATGGGCGGGGCCGTGCTCGGCAGGCGCGAGCTGGTCGACCGGATCCGGGCCGACGCGATGGTCGACGCCGGCGGGGTGATCAGCCCGTTCAACGCCTGGCTGATCATGCGGGGCTCGGTGACGCTGCCGATGCGGATGCGGGCGCACTGCGACTCGGCGCTGCAGCTGGCCCGGTTCCTCGAGGGCCGGCCCGAGGTGGCCTGGGTGGCCTACCCCGGGCTGGCGTCGCACCCGCAGCACGAGCTGGCCGGTCGTACCCTGGACGGCGGTTTCGGCGGGATGCTCGCCTTCGCCCTGGACGGGCCGCCGGAGCTGCAGAACCGGTTCGTCGCGAACCTGCGGATCATCACCTCCGCGGTGTCGCTCGGGCACGACGAGTCGCTGATCGTGCACGTCGGTGCCGGGAGCGACGGCCGCGCGGCGCACTTCCCGCCGGAGTTCCGCCGCTACGGCCACCTGCGTTTCTCGGTCGGCCTGGAGGACCCGCGGGACCTGCTCGCCGACCTGGAGCAGGCGCTGGCCGCGCTCACCCGATGA
- a CDS encoding FecCD family ABC transporter permease, translating into MRRRRLIGLAGLTTAVLLAVLASIAIGTKVIPPNEVLSALVAPTGTENDVVVRALRIPRTVLGVLVGVALGLAGALVQGFTRNPLGDPGLLGVNAGAAFFVVVGIYVFGVTSLFGYVWFAFAGALVASVVVFVIGTRAPGGATPVTLALSGAAVTFLLSALTSSIVLLDETSLDAYRFWSVGSLAGRDAAVGGQVVWFIVAGAILALASAPALNALSLGDDVATSLGHSVRRTRIVGVIAITLLAGAATAACGPIVFLGLIVPHVVRAFTGPDHRWLLPASALAGAVLLLLADVVGRVVARPGELQVGIVVALIGGPFFIALVRRRKLGAV; encoded by the coding sequence TTGCGGCGCAGACGGCTGATCGGCCTCGCCGGCCTCACCACGGCGGTGCTGCTCGCCGTGCTGGCCAGCATCGCGATCGGCACCAAGGTCATCCCGCCGAACGAGGTGCTGTCCGCGCTGGTCGCACCCACCGGCACCGAGAACGACGTGGTGGTGCGCGCACTGCGGATCCCGCGGACCGTGCTCGGGGTGCTGGTCGGCGTCGCGCTCGGGCTGGCCGGCGCGCTGGTACAGGGCTTCACCCGCAACCCGCTCGGTGATCCCGGGCTGCTCGGCGTGAACGCCGGCGCCGCGTTCTTCGTGGTGGTCGGGATCTACGTCTTCGGCGTCACCTCACTGTTCGGCTACGTCTGGTTCGCCTTCGCCGGTGCGCTGGTCGCCAGCGTGGTGGTGTTCGTGATCGGCACCAGGGCGCCGGGCGGCGCCACCCCGGTGACGCTGGCCCTCTCCGGTGCGGCGGTGACCTTCCTGCTCAGCGCCCTGACGTCGTCGATCGTGCTCCTCGACGAGACCAGCCTGGACGCCTACCGGTTTTGGAGCGTCGGCTCGCTCGCCGGCCGGGACGCGGCCGTCGGCGGCCAGGTGGTGTGGTTCATCGTGGCCGGCGCGATCCTGGCGCTGGCCAGCGCACCCGCCCTGAACGCGCTGTCGCTGGGCGACGACGTCGCCACCTCACTGGGGCACTCGGTGCGCCGGACCCGGATCGTCGGCGTCATCGCGATCACCCTGCTCGCCGGCGCCGCCACCGCGGCCTGCGGGCCGATCGTGTTCCTCGGCCTGATCGTGCCGCACGTGGTGCGCGCCTTCACCGGCCCCGACCACCGCTGGCTGCTGCCCGCCTCGGCGCTGGCCGGCGCGGTGCTGCTGCTGCTCGCCGACGTCGTCGGCCGGGTGGTCGCCCGGCCCGGTGAGCTGCAGGTGGGCATCGTCGTCGCGCTGATCGGCGGGCCGTTCTTCATCGCGCTGGTGCGCCGCCGGAAGCTGGGGGCGGTATGA